Proteins from a genomic interval of Microbacterium esteraromaticum:
- a CDS encoding phosphotransferase, giving the protein MHAHARSHPLRSDSDLMLLREALGDVAAETRGDDTALRLISREPLGEGSVSGFATTADSPEQIWYVDTSRLAVRAETGLATGDDPARPEARIWAHPADPHLPALAATAFGHAATALLARLGLVATGELTMVGYRPGRRAVLRAATDGGDVWLKVVRPRRLDRIVGAHLACTEAGLPVPTLRGWAPDGLLVLDSAVGTPAADTRWSPRSLLDSVDALRAQISGVVWDRPAPSIAGRLDWYAGHAGDAVGVGRLVAGIRTLLANATVREDTVVHGDLHFGQLFLAGEGADISGMIDVDTLGRGDAAEDSAAFIAHAVASARLTGVEHRARIWRLADAALERWDDPRVRGFTGIHLLGQANSARAHGDTTGAQTLCATAQRIVDGGSAGDQTEET; this is encoded by the coding sequence ATGCACGCTCACGCCCGATCGCACCCGTTGCGCAGCGACTCCGACCTCATGCTGTTGCGAGAGGCGCTCGGTGACGTTGCCGCCGAGACCAGGGGTGACGACACGGCGCTGCGCCTGATCAGCAGAGAACCCCTCGGTGAAGGTTCGGTCTCGGGATTCGCCACGACGGCGGACTCACCGGAGCAGATCTGGTATGTGGACACGTCGCGCCTTGCGGTACGGGCCGAAACGGGGTTGGCGACAGGGGATGACCCGGCGCGCCCCGAGGCGCGGATCTGGGCGCACCCGGCGGATCCCCACCTGCCCGCCCTCGCCGCGACGGCGTTCGGACACGCGGCCACGGCGCTCCTGGCGCGACTGGGACTCGTCGCCACGGGTGAGCTGACCATGGTCGGGTACCGCCCTGGACGCCGCGCAGTGCTGCGCGCCGCAACCGATGGTGGCGATGTCTGGCTGAAGGTGGTGCGTCCGCGGCGTCTGGACCGGATTGTGGGTGCGCATCTTGCCTGCACGGAAGCCGGCCTGCCCGTTCCGACCCTGCGTGGCTGGGCGCCGGACGGGCTGCTTGTGCTGGACTCGGCGGTGGGTACGCCGGCGGCGGATACCCGGTGGAGCCCCCGATCGCTGCTCGATTCGGTCGACGCGCTCCGTGCGCAGATCTCGGGCGTCGTCTGGGACCGACCGGCCCCGTCGATCGCTGGCCGCCTCGACTGGTACGCGGGTCACGCGGGGGACGCCGTCGGGGTGGGGCGTCTGGTGGCGGGCATCCGAACACTGCTGGCGAACGCGACGGTGCGAGAAGACACCGTCGTGCACGGTGATCTGCACTTCGGGCAGCTCTTTCTTGCGGGTGAGGGTGCTGACATCAGCGGCATGATCGACGTCGATACGCTGGGGCGCGGTGACGCGGCTGAGGACTCCGCAGCTTTCATCGCCCATGCGGTCGCGAGCGCGCGCCTCACGGGTGTTGAGCATCGTGCCCGCATCTGGAGGCTCGCTGACGCGGCGTTGGAGCGCTGGGACGACCCCCGTGTCCGCGGATTCACGGGCATTCATCTGCTCGGTCAAGCCAACAGTGCGCGGGCTCACGGCGATACGACAGGAGCGCAGACGCTGTGCGCCACGGCGCAACGCATCGTCGACGGCGGCTCGGCGGGGGACCAGACCGAAGAAACATAA
- the rpsB gene encoding 30S ribosomal protein S2 codes for MAVVTIRQLLDSGVHFGHQTRRWNPKVKRFILTERSGIHIIDLQQSLAYIDNAYDFVKETVARGGTILFVGTKKQAQEILAEQAERVGQPFVNQRWLGGLLTNFSTIAKRLARMKELEELDYENPAASGFTKKELLLKKRELDKLHKSLGGIRNLSKTPSALWVVDAKREHLAIDEAKKLGIPVIGILDTNADPDDFQYPIPGNDDAIRSVSLLTRIIADAAAEGLQQKHNPDAGDAEPLAEWERELLETGAEAASTEETPAEAPAADEAPAETAADAK; via the coding sequence ATGGCTGTGGTCACCATCCGCCAGCTGCTCGACAGCGGCGTTCACTTCGGACACCAGACCCGTCGGTGGAACCCGAAGGTCAAGCGCTTCATCCTCACCGAGCGCAGCGGCATCCACATCATCGACCTGCAGCAGTCGCTGGCGTACATCGACAACGCCTACGACTTCGTCAAGGAGACGGTCGCACGCGGCGGCACGATCCTGTTCGTCGGCACCAAGAAGCAGGCGCAGGAGATCCTCGCCGAGCAGGCCGAGCGTGTCGGTCAGCCCTTCGTCAACCAGCGCTGGCTGGGTGGCCTCCTCACCAACTTCTCGACGATCGCCAAGCGCCTCGCTCGTATGAAGGAGCTCGAGGAGCTCGACTACGAGAACCCGGCAGCATCCGGCTTCACCAAGAAGGAGCTGCTGCTCAAGAAGCGCGAGCTCGACAAGCTGCACAAGTCGCTCGGTGGTATCCGCAACCTGTCGAAGACCCCTTCGGCGCTCTGGGTCGTCGACGCCAAGCGCGAGCACCTCGCCATCGACGAGGCGAAGAAGCTGGGTATCCCGGTCATCGGCATCCTCGACACCAACGCCGACCCGGACGACTTCCAGTACCCGATCCCCGGCAACGACGACGCGATCCGCTCGGTCTCGCTGCTGACGCGCATCATCGCCGACGCTGCCGCTGAGGGCCTGCAGCAGAAGCACAACCCCGATGCCGGCGACGCCGAGCCGCTCGCCGAGTGGGAGCGCGAGCTTCTCGAGACCGGCGCCGAGGCTGCTTCGACCGAAGAGACCCCCGCCGAGGCTCCGGCCGCGGACGAGGCTCCGGCCGAGACTGCCGCCGACGCCAAGTAA
- the tsf gene encoding translation elongation factor Ts, which yields MANFTIADIKALREQLGTGMVDTKKALEEADGDVAKATEILRLKGAKGNAKRADRSTSEGLIAARETENGVTLLELACETDFVAKNERFIALADKVADALAAVGADSLEAALAASSGDQTVEQLISDEAAIIGEKVELRRVRTLKGDAYSVYLHRTSKDLPPQIGVVVAYSGDDADTARSIAQHISFANPSYLTREDVPAADVEKEREIVTEISRNEGKPEAALPKIVEGRVTAYFKQVALLEQDYAKDNKLSVAQVAKDAGIAVTDFARFKVGA from the coding sequence ATGGCCAACTTCACCATCGCCGACATCAAGGCACTGCGCGAGCAGCTCGGCACCGGAATGGTCGACACCAAGAAGGCGCTCGAAGAGGCTGACGGAGACGTCGCGAAGGCCACTGAGATCCTGCGCCTGAAGGGCGCCAAGGGCAACGCGAAGCGCGCCGACCGCTCGACGAGCGAGGGCCTGATCGCCGCTCGCGAGACCGAGAACGGCGTGACGCTGCTCGAGCTCGCCTGCGAGACCGACTTCGTCGCCAAGAACGAGCGCTTCATCGCTCTGGCCGACAAGGTTGCCGACGCGCTTGCCGCCGTCGGTGCCGACTCGCTGGAGGCTGCTCTCGCAGCTTCGTCAGGTGACCAGACCGTCGAGCAGCTGATCTCGGACGAGGCCGCCATCATCGGCGAGAAGGTCGAACTGCGTCGCGTCCGCACCCTGAAGGGTGACGCGTACTCGGTCTACCTGCACCGCACCAGCAAGGACCTGCCGCCGCAGATCGGTGTTGTCGTCGCCTACTCGGGTGACGACGCCGACACCGCGCGCAGCATTGCCCAGCACATCTCGTTCGCGAACCCCTCGTACCTCACGCGTGAGGACGTGCCGGCGGCCGACGTCGAGAAGGAGCGGGAGATCGTCACCGAGATTTCGCGCAACGAGGGCAAGCCCGAGGCTGCTCTGCCGAAGATCGTCGAGGGCCGCGTGACCGCTTACTTCAAGCAGGTCGCACTCCTCGAGCAGGACTACGCGAAGGACAACAAGCTGTCCGTGGCGCAGGTCGCGAAGGACGCCGGCATCGCCGTCACCGACT